The DNA region GGCGCGGGCACCGTGGTCTCGGCCGGATGGAGCGGCGCGTACGGCAACGAGATCGTCATCCAGCACAGCGACGGCATGTACTCCCAGTACGCCCACCTGTCCTCGCTCGGCGTCTCGGCCGGCCAGACCGTCACCGGCGGCCAGCAGATCGGTCTGTCCGGCTCCACCGGCAACTCCACCGGCCCGCACCTCCACTTCGAGGTCCGTACCGGCCCGGGTTACGGCTCGGACGTCGACCCGATCGCCTACCTGCGTTCGCACGGCGTCTCCATCTGACGCGGTCCGGCGGGCCGGTGGTCTCACCGGTTGCCCGGTTGCCCGAAGGGGAGGGGCGGTGCGCGGCGGCGCACCGCCCCTCCCTTTATTCCGGCTTCACCAAGATCTGACCGGGTGGTTCTTCTCACCACCCGTCAAGGCCTTATTACGGTCGCGTAAGTCACATTGCACGGTGCAGGATATGTGCTCGTGGCAGACGATTCGAGAAACAGACAGCACAGCATCATCGGGTCGTACGCAGCGATAGGCGACAGCTTCACCGAGGGAGTCGGAGACCCCGGCCCCGACGGGACGTTCGTCGGCTGGGCGGACCGTCTCGCGGTCCTCCTCGCAGACCAGCTTCCCGCCACCGGTGGAGCGACGGATCCCGCGGGCGATCCCCACGGGCACTTCAGGTACGCCAATCTCGCCGTACGCGGACGCCTCCTCGACCAGATCGTCGAGGAGCAGGTGCCCCGTGCCAAGGAGCTGGCCCCGGAGCTGGTGAGCTTCTGCGCGGGCGGCAACGACATCATCCGTCCCGGTACCGACCCCGACGACGTGGCCGAACGCTTCGAGCGCGCGGTGGCCGACCTGACGCGTTCGGTCGGCACCGTCATGGTCACCACCGGGTTCGACACCCGGGGTGTTCCGGTGCTCCGGCACCTGCGTGGCAAGATCGCCACGTACACCGCCCATGTCCGGGCCATCGCCGACCGCTACGACTGCCCGGTACTGGACCTGTGGTCGCTGCGGTCCGTGCAGGACCGGCGGGCCTGGGACGACGACCGGCTGCACCTCTCGCCCGAGGGACACACCCGGGTGGCGCTGCGGGCCGCCCAGGTGCTCGGCATCGAGGTACCGGCCGATCCCGACCAGGCGTGGCCGCCGCAGGCACAGCGCGGGACCCTCGAGGTACGGCGCGACGACATCCACTGGGCACGCGAGTACCTCGTCCCGTGGATCGGCCGACGGCTGCGCGGCGAGTCCTCGGGAGACCACGTCGAGGCCAAGCGGCCGGACCTGCTGCCTCTTCGAGCGCTCAGCCGGTGACGAGGGGGAGCGGCCGCCGGTGCGGCGCACGGCCGACGAGCCCGTCCGGTGCGGGTGCCCGCACCGGACGGGCGGGTATCCGCTCCAGGACGCCCCCGGCGAAGACGTCGTACAACGGCAGGGACTCCAGGTGCACATAGCCGATGTGGCAGTCGCACACGGTGAGGGGGCAGCCACGCGGGCCCAGTGAACGCCGGTAGCTGCCGTCGTAGAGATTTCCGAGCTCGGCCCGGACGAAGTGGCAGCGGCGCACCGTACCGTCACCGTCGACCGAGATCACCGACTCACCGGTCCGGCAGGGCAGCCCGGCCGAGACATGGGGGTGCCTGCTGTAGGCGAACAGCGGGTCCAGAGCGGTCCACCGGTCCGCCTCCTCGTCCGTGTAGGTGTGGCCCTCGGCCGCGTTGACCCAGAGGTACACCTCGGACGGCAGCGCGGCCCGGAGCCGTCCGGCCTCCTCCAGATGGGCCGGGAGCCCCACCACCCCGACGCTGAAGCGGACACCGAGCTCCGACAGCTCCCGGCACCGGCCGAGGAACCTGTCGTACGGCGTCTGGCCCGGGTGGTACGTGCACCAGAGGGCGGCCTTCTCCCGGTCGGCGCCGGCCAGCCAGCCGGTGCGGCAGCTGAGGTTTGTCTGGACGGCGACCCGGCGGACGTGCGGCAGCAGCGACAGCTCGACCAGGGCACGCCGGTACCAGGACCGTGTCAGGCCCTCGCCCCACGGGGTGAACAGCACCGAGATCCGGTCACCGGTCTGTGCGGCGACCCAGGAGGCGAAGCGCTCCAGCGCCGCGCGGTCCGCGCGCAGTTGCTCCCCGCTGTCCCGGCGCTTGGCGAACGGGCAGTAGGGGCAGTCGTAGTCGCACGAGGCCAGCGGGCCGCGGTAGAGGATCGTCAGGTCCGCGCCGGGTGCCTCCGCGGCCTTCACGGGGGTGGCCGCTCGTTCGGTGGACGCCGGATCCGTGCTCATCGGGCGGCTCACTTGGCCTCGTACGCGGCCATCGCGGCCCGTACGGCGGGGGAGAACAGCTCCGGGCCCAGCGCGTCGGAGTGGGCCAGACCCTCGGGCGACAGCCGCAGCCGGCCGGGCTCCGCCGATCCGTCCAGCCAGCCGCGCTCCGCGAAGCGGTCCAGCTCGGCCGGGAAGTCGGCGCGCGGATCCGTGCCGAACCGCTCGCGGTAGTCGGCCGACAGGAGGCCCTCGGCCTGGAGGAGCGACTGCAGCAGGTGGCGTCTGCGGGCCTCGTCCCCGGTGACGTACCGCCCGACCTCGGCCCGGGAGAAGTCCTCGGTCGTGGTGAAGCCGTCGATGATGCCGCGGACCTCCCGCGTCTCCACCGCGTAGTCGAAGGAGTAGTGCAGCGAGGAGGTGTACGAGCGGGCACCGCAGCCGAGCCCGATCATTCCGTCGGTCTGGCAGGCGTGGTCCCCGGGGCCCGCCTGCGGGGCGTCCGCGCGGCGGAACATGCGCATCGACACCTGCTCGTAGCCGTGGGCCAGGAGATGGTCGCGGCCCGCCCGGTACAGCCGCAGCCGCTGCTCGTCCCACGTGTGGTCCGGTGCGTCGGCGGCGCCCCGGTGCCGGCCGAGACCCGTCAGCGGGCGTACGTACAAGGGGTAGAGGTAGAACTCCTCCGGGTGCCAGGCCAGGGCGGCGTCCAGCGAGAACCGCCAGCTCTCCGCCGTCTGCCCGTCGATGCCGTAGATCAGGTCGATGTTGAGGACGGGGACCCGGGCGTCGCGGATGCGGCCCAGGGCGTCCTCCACCTCCCGGCGGTGCTGCGGCCGGACGGCGGCCCGGGCCTCGGCGTCGACGAAGCTCTGGACGCCGATACTGACGCGGGTGGCGCCGCGGTCGGCGAGCACCGCCAGCCTCTCCGCCGTCGCGGTCGCCGGAGAGGTCTCCACCGACAGCGGAACGTCCCGCAGATCGGCTCCCATGCGCTTCTCCGCGATGTCGCAGAGCCGCTCCAGCTCCCCGGCGGTCAGGAAGGTGGGCGTGCCGCCGCCGAACGCGGCGGCGGCGAAACGCACCGGTTCCTCGTCACCCAGCGCGTCCCGGACGGCCGTGGCCTGCCGGTCCAGGGCGTCGAGGTAGCGCCTGGTCAGCTCGTCCGGTGCGCCGATCCTGGTGAACAGGTTGCAGAAGCCGCAGCGGACCTCGCAGAACGGTATGTGGAGGTAGAGGGAGAGCGCGTCCTTGGGTTCGGACGCCCACAGCCCGCTCAGGAGCGGGCGCCCGGCGGGGTGCCCCGCGAGCGGGCGGTAGGCCGTCTTGTGCGGGTAGGCGTAGACGTAGCTCTGGTACGGCCTGGTACTGGTCATCGGGAGGCCCCCGCGTCGAGGAAGAAGTGGGCGTACGGCACGGTCCAGACGGATTCGTGACCCAGCCGGTGACCGGTGTAGCCGTCGTCCCCGTATGCCGTGCCGTGGTCGGAGCAGACGATCGCGAAGCACCGGCGGCGGCTGCTCACCGCGGCGAAGAGGCGCCCGATGTGCCGGTCCACGTACTCCAGGGCGGCGGCGTGCGTCTCCCTGGAATCGCCCGCGTCGGCGGTGGCGCCGGGCAGGTGGAACCAGTTGGGCTGGTGCAGGGCCGACACGTTGACGAAGAGGAACAGCCGCTGCTGGGGCGGCAGCCGGGCCACGACGTGCTCGGCACGGGCCACCTGTTCCTCGAAGGAGGTGGGGGAGGCTACCCCGAACCCCGGTTCCCAGTGGCTCTCCTGGAAGAGGGCGGGCAGCACCGAGCCGAGCGGAGGACGGCGGTTGAAGAAGCCGACACCGCCGATGCACACGGTGCGGTAGCCGGCACCGGCGAGAGCGGAGGGCAGGTCGGCGGTGTCGTGGACGAACGTGCCGTCCGCGGTGGACTCGCTGCCCGCGAAACGCGCGGCGAACAGCCGCGGATGCGGGCCGGGAGCGGCCGGCGTCGGCAGGAACCCGGCGAACATCGCCTGATGGGAGGCGTAGGTGAAGCTGCCCGGCGCGTGCCTCTTCTCCCAGACCCCGCCCGGCAGACGGCGGGCCAGGTTCGGAATGCGTCCGGCGGCGGCGAGCTCCTCGGCCACGTCGAAGCGCAGGGTGTCCAGGGTGACGAGCAACAGGTCGTCGCTGCCCACCACCGCGTTCATGTCGGGGTCGCGGGTGCCCGGGACACGGGCGGCGGGGTCAGGGGAGAGGGACGGCACGAAGGCTCCTCGCTCGCTCGTACATGGGCGGCCGGCCTTCGGCGCGGCGCTTTCGCGGCACGGCCCGCAGGATCGCGGCCACCTGTGCCGCGTAGGTGTCCATCCCCTCCGCACCACTGCCCGGCAGACCGGTCAGACGAGGCAGGAGATCCCCGAAGGCGTTGACCTCACCGACGGCGAACCGCCGCCAGCCGGTGGCCGGGAGCAGGTCGACACCCACGCACAGGGTGTCAGGGAAGCAGGCGGCGGCCCGCTCGCAGACCGTGAGCGCCTCGGCCCAACTGCCGCCCGCCGCCTCGGTCGCGGCCCGCACCTCGTCGAGATCGCCGCGTGCTCCGCCCAGGTGCAGATTGGTCATGGGGGAGCGGCTGGTCCGTACGACGGCGTGCGTCGCCCGGCCGGCCACCACCACGACCCGGAGGTCGGCGGCCCGGCCGCCCCGCACCGATGCCTTCGGCAGCCACCGCTCGATGTGCAGACCGTCCGGAGCGAGGGCGTCGACCAACCGCGCCACCTCGCCCTCGGTCGTGCACCGGCGCACCCGGAGGGAGTTGAAGAGCCGGCCCGTCTCGTCCCGCTCCACGGACGTGGTCGCCCGCACCCGGCCGGGCCCGGCCGTCTCCACGGCCAGGACCCCGGAGGCGGACGACCCGTGGGCGAGTTTCACGAACGCCCTCGGCATCCGGTGGTCCGCCATCAGCCGGCGTACGTCCGTCCAGTCACGCACCGGTGGCGCGGCCGGCCCGGAGGTGGGCGAGTCGGGTACGCGTACTCCGGCTGCTCCCAGGACACCGTGGCACAGGCGCTTGTCGAACAGCACCGCGACGTCCTGGGGGCCGTCCAGCAGAACCGCCCCCGCGGCGGCGGCCGCCCGCTCCACATCCCGTACGGCGGTGA from Streptomyces sp. NBC_01754 includes:
- a CDS encoding SGNH/GDSL hydrolase family protein, with translation MADDSRNRQHSIIGSYAAIGDSFTEGVGDPGPDGTFVGWADRLAVLLADQLPATGGATDPAGDPHGHFRYANLAVRGRLLDQIVEEQVPRAKELAPELVSFCAGGNDIIRPGTDPDDVAERFERAVADLTRSVGTVMVTTGFDTRGVPVLRHLRGKIATYTAHVRAIADRYDCPVLDLWSLRSVQDRRAWDDDRLHLSPEGHTRVALRAAQVLGIEVPADPDQAWPPQAQRGTLEVRRDDIHWAREYLVPWIGRRLRGESSGDHVEAKRPDLLPLRALSR
- a CDS encoding STM4013/SEN3800 family hydrolase; amino-acid sequence: MNAVVGSDDLLLVTLDTLRFDVAEELAAAGRIPNLARRLPGGVWEKRHAPGSFTYASHQAMFAGFLPTPAAPGPHPRLFAARFAGSESTADGTFVHDTADLPSALAGAGYRTVCIGGVGFFNRRPPLGSVLPALFQESHWEPGFGVASPTSFEEQVARAEHVVARLPPQQRLFLFVNVSALHQPNWFHLPGATADAGDSRETHAAALEYVDRHIGRLFAAVSSRRRCFAIVCSDHGTAYGDDGYTGHRLGHESVWTVPYAHFFLDAGASR
- a CDS encoding STM4011 family radical SAM protein, which encodes MSTDPASTERAATPVKAAEAPGADLTILYRGPLASCDYDCPYCPFAKRRDSGEQLRADRAALERFASWVAAQTGDRISVLFTPWGEGLTRSWYRRALVELSLLPHVRRVAVQTNLSCRTGWLAGADREKAALWCTYHPGQTPYDRFLGRCRELSELGVRFSVGVVGLPAHLEEAGRLRAALPSEVYLWVNAAEGHTYTDEEADRWTALDPLFAYSRHPHVSAGLPCRTGESVISVDGDGTVRRCHFVRAELGNLYDGSYRRSLGPRGCPLTVCDCHIGYVHLESLPLYDVFAGGVLERIPARPVRAPAPDGLVGRAPHRRPLPLVTG
- a CDS encoding STM4014 family protein produces the protein MSLPANSTGPRLAVVGNPGNRRVALFQDAVRAAGLPEARTVSWRRVLGGEAVFLPGERVRIDSPGEDAEVERLLRGVEDTTRVEGSALWYARFITAVRDVERAAAAAGAVLLDGPQDVAVLFDKRLCHGVLGAAGVRVPDSPTSGPAAPPVRDWTDVRRLMADHRMPRAFVKLAHGSSASGVLAVETAGPGRVRATTSVERDETGRLFNSLRVRRCTTEGEVARLVDALAPDGLHIERWLPKASVRGGRAADLRVVVVAGRATHAVVRTSRSPMTNLHLGGARGDLDEVRAATEAAGGSWAEALTVCERAAACFPDTLCVGVDLLPATGWRRFAVGEVNAFGDLLPRLTGLPGSGAEGMDTYAAQVAAILRAVPRKRRAEGRPPMYERARSLRAVPLP
- a CDS encoding STM4012 family radical SAM protein, which codes for MTSTRPYQSYVYAYPHKTAYRPLAGHPAGRPLLSGLWASEPKDALSLYLHIPFCEVRCGFCNLFTRIGAPDELTRRYLDALDRQATAVRDALGDEEPVRFAAAAFGGGTPTFLTAGELERLCDIAEKRMGADLRDVPLSVETSPATATAERLAVLADRGATRVSIGVQSFVDAEARAAVRPQHRREVEDALGRIRDARVPVLNIDLIYGIDGQTAESWRFSLDAALAWHPEEFYLYPLYVRPLTGLGRHRGAADAPDHTWDEQRLRLYRAGRDHLLAHGYEQVSMRMFRRADAPQAGPGDHACQTDGMIGLGCGARSYTSSLHYSFDYAVETREVRGIIDGFTTTEDFSRAEVGRYVTGDEARRRHLLQSLLQAEGLLSADYRERFGTDPRADFPAELDRFAERGWLDGSAEPGRLRLSPEGLAHSDALGPELFSPAVRAAMAAYEAK